A genomic window from Acidimicrobiia bacterium includes:
- the nth gene encoding endonuclease III — protein sequence MYCVVMARPRGYKQRTTEINKRLKEFYPVVKCALDHENPYQLLVATILSAQCTDKRVNIVTPALFKKYPNPSDIASASQVDVEKLIQSTGFFHNKAKNIIAMAQRLVSAFGGEVPENMEDLVTLPGTGRKTANVILHVAFAKPGIPVDTHVSRLCNRLKITVETDPVKIEFELNKLIDPSEGGDFSLRLIEHGRQICDAKKPKCNICFLSDICPSFGKFDKAKKH from the coding sequence ATGTATTGTGTAGTTATGGCTCGTCCAAGGGGATATAAACAGCGAACAACTGAAATAAATAAACGATTAAAGGAATTTTATCCTGTCGTAAAATGTGCATTAGATCATGAAAATCCTTACCAATTGCTAGTTGCAACAATTTTAAGTGCGCAATGTACTGATAAAAGAGTAAATATAGTTACTCCTGCGCTTTTCAAAAAATATCCAAATCCCAGCGACATAGCAAGTGCATCACAAGTCGACGTAGAGAAATTGATCCAATCAACTGGGTTCTTTCATAATAAAGCAAAAAATATAATAGCTATGGCTCAGAGATTAGTTTCAGCTTTTGGTGGGGAAGTCCCTGAGAATATGGAAGATCTTGTCACATTGCCCGGAACTGGTCGTAAAACTGCAAATGTCATTCTCCATGTTGCATTTGCTAAACCAGGTATTCCTGTAGATACCCATGTATCTAGATTATGCAATAGGCTAAAAATCACCGTAGAAACCGATCCAGTAAAAATTGAATTCGAATTAAATAAACTAATTGACCCATCAGAAGGCGGCGATTTCTCTTTGCGCTTAATTGAACATGGTCGTCAAATTTGTGATGCTAAAAAACCAAAGTGCAATATTTGTTTCCTGTCAGATATCTGTCCAAGTTTTGGAAAATTTGACAAGGCTAAAAAGCATTAA
- the rlmN gene encoding 23S rRNA (adenine(2503)-C(2))-methyltransferase RlmN, whose product MTIDNEKLLDIVSNRKPKEKPKQSIYSLNLDALKEWFEAKGEKSFRAKQVVDQLFEKRAPLEEVTTLPKVLIDDLKKDFGYALEVQTLAVSKDKTKKWLFKLHDGLFIETVLMEYAGRATVCVSSQAGCAMGCTFCATGQAGFDRHLEVGEILEQVARACHSTSSRISNIVFMGMGEPLANVDVVYNACQRLTRDWGFSARHITVSTVGVVPGMKKMAKWELPVTLAISLHSPYDDMRSEMIPLNKRYDIAEVLKAGEEVSYSHGRRVSFEYCAIDHKNINDKCAHELGNLLRDFQGAGGAHVNIIPLNRTKGFNGKAPRHVEIQKFADIVEKYGVTVSIRKNRGTDIDAACGQLRERETTKNN is encoded by the coding sequence ATGACGATTGATAACGAAAAATTGCTCGATATTGTGAGTAATCGTAAACCTAAAGAAAAGCCAAAACAAAGTATATATTCACTAAATTTAGATGCATTAAAAGAATGGTTTGAAGCTAAGGGCGAAAAGTCCTTCAGAGCAAAACAAGTAGTCGACCAACTTTTTGAAAAAAGAGCACCTTTAGAAGAAGTGACCACATTACCTAAAGTATTGATTGATGATCTTAAAAAAGATTTTGGCTACGCTTTGGAAGTTCAGACACTAGCTGTTTCTAAAGATAAAACAAAAAAATGGTTGTTTAAATTACATGATGGTTTATTTATTGAAACTGTATTAATGGAATATGCTGGAAGAGCAACAGTTTGTGTATCTTCTCAGGCAGGTTGTGCAATGGGATGCACATTTTGTGCAACTGGACAGGCTGGCTTTGACCGTCATTTAGAGGTAGGAGAAATATTAGAGCAAGTAGCAAGAGCTTGTCATAGTACTAGTTCTCGAATTTCCAATATTGTATTTATGGGCATGGGAGAACCATTGGCTAATGTTGATGTTGTTTATAATGCCTGTCAGCGTTTAACGCGAGATTGGGGATTCTCAGCTCGCCATATTACTGTTTCCACTGTTGGAGTTGTACCTGGTATGAAAAAAATGGCCAAATGGGAACTACCAGTAACATTAGCAATTTCTTTGCATTCTCCATATGATGATATGCGTAGCGAAATGATTCCTTTAAACAAAAGATATGATATTGCTGAGGTATTAAAGGCTGGAGAAGAAGTTTCATATTCTCACGGCCGTAGGGTAAGTTTCGAATATTGTGCAATTGATCATAAAAATATTAACGATAAGTGTGCTCACGAATTAGGCAACTTACTTAGAGATTTTCAAGGTGCTGGTGGTGCCCATGTAAACATAATCCCTCTAAATCGCACTAAAGGTTTTAATGGTAAGGCTCCTCGGCATGTTGAAATACAGAAATTTGCTGATATCGTAGAAAAATATGGCGTAACTGTTTCCATCAGAAAAAACCGTGGTACTGATATTGATGCAGCATGTGGTCAATTACGTGAACGCGAAACAACAAAAAATAATTAA